Sequence from the [Bacteroides] pectinophilus genome:
ATTACTCCGTCTTCCAATTTGTTATAATGAATAAGTATCTCGTTAATATTGGAATAGTCATCAACCTCTTCAAGTACTTCCGCAAAATTGTTCAGTGTATCATGTGCAGAATCCATCTGTGCACGCAGTGTCATCGTTCCCTGCTTCGTTACCTCCATTATATCTTCTACAGCCAGATTCCATAATCTCTCGCGTACAAACTTTTGAAACTGATACATTGCTCCTGCAAGCGCACATGCAACAACTATATATACTACTGCCAGCATCCATATATTTTTCTTCATATTAATATATTATATGTTACAGCAATATTCAGTCAATAAAATATCCAAATTTTAAGTATCCATTAGTTTTTTTTGATAAACAAAAAGCGACATTGCTGTCACTTTTTGTCGAAATAACATTCACGTGCAATATTAATAATCCTTATCCTGCTTGCTTTAGATTTACCGTCATGATAGAATATACATCAGTTTGTATACGTATACAGACTTCAGATGCCCGCAAAGACGGAGCAAGAATGGAGACTACTATGAGTATTTTAAATGTTGAACACCTTAATCATGGTTTTGGTGACCGTGCAATTCTAAAGGATGTGTCTTTCCGCCTCTTAAAGGGCGAGCATGTAGGATTTATCGGTGCCAATGGCGAAGGAAAGTCCACATTCATGAATATAATAACCGGTAAGCTTATGCCTGATGAAGGTAAAATCGAGTGGGCAAAGAATATCCGTGTTGGATATCTTGACCAGCATGCAGTTCTTGAAAAGGGACAGACGATTAATGATGTCCTTAATGATGCATTCAAATTTCTCTTTGAGCTTGAAGCACGTATGAATACAATCTGCGACAAGATGGGCGAAGCTTCACCTGAAGAACTTGAGGTTATGCTTGCCGAGCTTGAGGAGATTCAGAATACACTTGATTCACATGATTTCTATATTATAGATACAAAGGTTAATGAAGTCGCCCGCGCCCTTGGTCTTACCGATATCGGACTTGACCGTGACGTGACAGAACTCAGCGGCGGTCAGCGTACCAAGGTTCTGCTTGCCAAGCTGCTTCTTGAGAAGCCTGACATCCTGCTTCTTGACGAGCCTACCAACTACCTCGATGAATCACATATCGAATGGCTCAAGCGCTATCTCAATGAATATGAGAATGCATTTATACTGATATCACACGATATCCCGTTCCTTAACAGTGTAATTAACCTTATATATCACATTGACAATGGAGAGCTTACACGCTATGTCGGCAACTATGATGACTATATGCGTGTATATGAAATGAAGAAATCCCAGCTTGAAGCCGCCTATAAGAAGCAGCAGCAGGAAATTGATGACCTTAAGGATTTCGTTGCCCGCAATAAGGCGCGTGTTGCCACACGTAACATGGCAATGTCACGCCAGAAGAAGCTTGATAAGATGGATGTTATTGAACTTGCACAGGAAAAGCCAAAGCCTGAATTCAATTTCCGTGAGGCGCGTACACCGGGCCGTTACATTTTCGAGACAAAGGACCTTGTAATAGGCTATGACACTCCACTTTCACGTCCTCTTAACCTTACAATGGAG
This genomic interval carries:
- a CDS encoding ATP-binding cassette domain-containing protein yields the protein MSILNVEHLNHGFGDRAILKDVSFRLLKGEHVGFIGANGEGKSTFMNIITGKLMPDEGKIEWAKNIRVGYLDQHAVLEKGQTINDVLNDAFKFLFELEARMNTICDKMGEASPEELEVMLAELEEIQNTLDSHDFYIIDTKVNEVARALGLTDIGLDRDVTELSGGQRTKVLLAKLLLEKPDILLLDEPTNYLDESHIEWLKRYLNEYENAFILISHDIPFLNSVINLIYHIDNGELTRYVGNYDDYMRVYEMKKSQLEAAYKKQQQEIDDLKDFVARNKARVATRNMAMSRQKKLDKMDVIELAQEKPKPEFNFREARTPGRYIFETKDLVIGYDTPLSRPLNLTMERGQKIAMTGANGIGKTTLLKSIMGYIKPISGQSVLGDYLYPGYFEQEKKYESNITCIDELWSEFPAMTQYDVRTALAKCGLMTKHIESLMKVLSGGEQAKVRLCKLINHETNLLLLDEPTNHLDVDAKDELKRALKAYKGSILLICHEPEFYEDIVTDVWNCEEWTTKAL